Proteins from a genomic interval of Pseudomonas silesiensis:
- the dapF gene encoding diaminopimelate epimerase, with product MLLRFTKMHGLGNDFMVLDLVSQHAHILPKHAKQWGDRHTGIGFDQLLIVEAPSNPDVDFRYRIFNADGSEVEQCGNGARCFARFVLDKRLTAKRQIRVETKSGIIELDIRSDGHIGVNMGAPRLVPAEIPFDAPEQALSYRVDVEGTAIDLAAVSMGNPHAVLRVSDINNAPVHELGPKIEHHPRFPSRVNVGFLQVIDRNRAQLRVWERGAGETQACGTGACAAAVAAISQGWMDSPLLIDLPGGRLSIEWAGPGQPVMMTGPAVRVYEGQVRL from the coding sequence ATGCTGCTGCGTTTTACCAAGATGCACGGCCTGGGCAACGACTTCATGGTCCTCGACCTGGTCAGCCAGCACGCGCATATTTTGCCCAAGCACGCCAAGCAATGGGGTGATCGGCACACCGGAATCGGTTTCGACCAGTTGCTGATCGTCGAAGCGCCAAGCAATCCGGACGTGGATTTCCGTTATCGGATCTTCAACGCCGACGGCTCGGAAGTGGAACAGTGTGGCAACGGTGCGCGCTGTTTCGCCCGCTTCGTGCTCGATAAGCGCCTGACCGCGAAACGGCAGATCCGCGTCGAAACCAAAAGCGGCATCATCGAACTGGATATCCGCAGCGACGGCCATATCGGGGTCAATATGGGCGCACCGCGCCTGGTGCCGGCCGAGATTCCGTTCGACGCGCCGGAACAGGCCCTGAGTTATCGGGTTGACGTCGAGGGTACAGCGATCGACTTGGCCGCCGTGTCCATGGGCAACCCCCATGCCGTACTGCGGGTCAGCGACATCAACAACGCACCGGTGCATGAACTGGGGCCGAAAATCGAACACCATCCGCGCTTTCCATCGCGGGTCAATGTCGGTTTCCTCCAGGTCATCGACCGCAATCGTGCGCAGCTGCGCGTCTGGGAACGCGGGGCCGGGGAAACCCAGGCTTGCGGAACCGGCGCCTGTGCTGCCGCAGTGGCCGCAATCAGCCAGGGGTGGATGGATTCACCCCTATTGATCGACCTGCCCGGCGGGCGCCTGTCCATTGAATGGGCAGGCCCAGGCCAACCGGTGATGATGACCGGCCCGGCAGTACGCGTTTATGAAGGACAAGTGCGTCTTTGA
- a CDS encoding DUF484 family protein, with protein sequence MKDKPQVPALQPDESPSESLEAAAIAAYLEAHPDFFVEHDELLPALRIPHQRGDTISLVERQMTILRDRNIELRHRLSHLMDVARDNDRLFDKTRRLILALMDATSLEDVVISVEDSLRQDFQVPFVSLILLGDNPMPVGRWVTHEEAQTAIGGLLSEDKSVSGSLREHELDFLFGEEQRKQIGSTAVVAISHQGIHGVLAIASRDPQHYKSSVGTLFLSYIAEVMGRVLPRVNSSLHPVR encoded by the coding sequence ATGAAAGATAAGCCTCAGGTTCCCGCCCTACAGCCCGACGAATCCCCTTCCGAAAGCCTTGAGGCGGCGGCGATTGCCGCGTACCTGGAAGCTCATCCGGATTTTTTCGTCGAACACGATGAACTGCTCCCGGCCTTGCGCATTCCGCACCAGCGCGGCGACACCATATCGCTGGTGGAACGCCAGATGACCATCCTGCGCGATCGCAACATCGAATTGCGTCACCGCCTCTCGCATCTGATGGACGTGGCCCGCGACAACGATCGTCTGTTCGACAAGACCCGCCGCCTGATTCTTGCGCTGATGGACGCCACCAGCCTGGAAGACGTGGTGATCAGCGTTGAAGACAGCCTGCGCCAGGACTTCCAGGTGCCCTTTGTCAGCTTGATCCTGCTGGGTGACAACCCGATGCCGGTCGGCCGCTGGGTGACCCATGAAGAAGCACAAACGGCCATCGGCGGCCTGCTCTCGGAAGACAAGAGCGTCAGCGGCAGCCTGCGTGAGCATGAACTGGATTTCCTGTTCGGCGAAGAACAACGCAAGCAGATCGGTTCTACCGCGGTCGTCGCCATCAGCCATCAAGGCATCCATGGCGTCCTGGCCATCGCCAGCCGCGACCCGCAGCACTACAAGAGCTCGGTGGGCACGCTGTTTTTGAGCTATATCGCCGAAGTCATGGGCCGCGTGCTGCCCCGGGTCAACAGCTCCCTGCACCCGGTACGCTGA
- the xerC gene encoding tyrosine recombinase XerC — translation MERQLDAYCEHLRSERQVSPHTLYAYRRDLDKVLGWCVKQNIDSWAALDIQRLRSLIARLHSQGQSSRSLARLLSAVRGLYHYLNREGLCDHDPANGLAPPKGERRLPKTLDTDRALQLLEGAVEDDFLARRDQAILELFYSSGLRLSELTGLNLDQLDLADGMVQVLGKGSKTRLLPVGKKAREALEQWLPLRAMTNPPDDAVFVSQQGRRLGPRAIQVRVKAAGERELGQNLHPHMLRHSFASHLLESSQDLRAVQELLGHSDIKTTQIYTHLDFQHLATVYDSAHPRAKRIKGDDS, via the coding sequence GTGGAACGGCAACTGGACGCTTACTGCGAACACCTGCGCAGTGAGCGACAGGTGTCGCCCCACACGCTGTACGCCTACCGTCGCGACCTCGACAAAGTGCTGGGCTGGTGCGTCAAACAGAACATCGACAGTTGGGCCGCCCTGGACATCCAGCGCCTGCGCAGCCTGATCGCCCGCTTGCACTCGCAAGGTCAATCATCCCGCAGCCTGGCACGACTGCTCTCGGCAGTGCGCGGGCTGTATCACTATCTGAACCGCGAAGGTCTTTGCGACCACGATCCGGCCAACGGTCTGGCACCGCCCAAGGGCGAGCGCCGCCTGCCGAAAACCCTCGATACCGACCGTGCGCTGCAATTGCTTGAAGGCGCGGTGGAAGATGACTTCCTGGCGCGTCGGGACCAGGCGATCCTGGAATTATTCTATTCCTCGGGTTTGCGCCTTTCCGAGCTGACCGGGCTCAACCTCGATCAGCTGGACCTGGCCGACGGGATGGTTCAGGTGCTCGGCAAAGGCAGCAAGACGCGGCTGTTGCCCGTCGGCAAGAAAGCGCGCGAAGCGCTGGAGCAATGGCTGCCGTTAAGGGCAATGACCAATCCGCCGGACGACGCGGTGTTTGTCAGCCAGCAAGGTCGCCGTCTCGGCCCGCGGGCAATTCAGGTGCGGGTCAAGGCCGCTGGCGAACGCGAGCTGGGGCAGAACCTGCACCCGCACATGTTGCGACATTCCTTTGCCAGCCATTTGCTGGAATCCTCACAGGACCTGCGAGCGGTACAAGAGCTGCTCGGCCACTCGGACATCAAGACCACCCAGATCTACACCCACCTGGACTTCCAGCACCTGGCGACGGTCTACGACAGCGCCCATCCACGGGCCAAACGCATTAAAGGCGATGATTCATGA
- a CDS encoding HAD family hydrolase — translation MTIKLITFDLDDTLWDTAPVIVSAEAILREWLTEHAPNLGALPVEHLWTIRERILSREPSLKHRISALRRRVLFHALEEAGYDHGQASDLADKSFEVFLHARHQIEVFPEVEPTLETLARHYALGVVTNGNADVRRLGLADYFKFALCAEDIGIAKPDARLFQEALQRGGATAETAVHIGDHPGDDIAGAQQAGLRAIWFNPAGKAWEADRLPDAEIRSLSDLPALLARWNSAST, via the coding sequence ATGACCATCAAATTGATCACCTTCGACCTCGACGACACCCTGTGGGACACCGCGCCGGTGATCGTCAGCGCCGAAGCCATACTGCGTGAATGGCTGACCGAGCACGCACCGAATCTGGGCGCGCTGCCTGTGGAGCATTTGTGGACGATTCGTGAACGGATCCTGAGCAGAGAACCGAGCCTAAAACACCGCATCAGCGCCCTGCGTCGGCGTGTACTGTTCCACGCGCTGGAAGAAGCCGGCTACGACCATGGTCAAGCTTCGGACCTGGCCGACAAGAGCTTTGAAGTGTTCTTGCATGCGCGGCACCAGATCGAAGTGTTCCCTGAAGTGGAACCGACACTGGAGACCCTGGCCAGGCACTACGCCTTGGGCGTGGTCACCAATGGCAACGCCGATGTGCGCCGATTGGGGCTGGCCGATTACTTCAAGTTTGCCCTGTGCGCCGAAGACATCGGCATCGCCAAACCCGATGCGCGACTGTTTCAGGAGGCGTTGCAGCGTGGCGGGGCGACGGCGGAGACGGCGGTGCATATCGGCGATCATCCGGGAGATGACATCGCTGGTGCCCAGCAGGCAGGGTTGCGGGCGATCTGGTTTAACCCGGCGGGTAAAGCCTGGGAAGCGGATCGTTTGCCGGATGCGGAGATTCGCAGTCTGAGCGATTTGCCGGCGTTGCTGGCACGTTGGAACTCGGCTTCGACCTGA
- the sutA gene encoding transcriptional regulator SutA yields the protein MSDDDLENDDLEVGDDDETEEGLETAAEDVAEDDDGGDTPVPTAKGKAKAAVSVDELPSVEAKNKERDALAKAMEEFLARGGKVQEVEANVVADPPKKPDNKYGSRPI from the coding sequence ATGAGCGACGATGATCTGGAAAACGACGACCTCGAAGTAGGCGACGACGACGAAACCGAAGAAGGCCTTGAAACGGCGGCAGAAGACGTCGCTGAAGACGACGATGGCGGTGATACGCCCGTTCCGACGGCCAAAGGCAAGGCCAAGGCTGCGGTGTCGGTCGATGAGCTGCCGAGTGTCGAAGCCAAGAACAAGGAACGCGACGCCCTGGCCAAGGCCATGGAAGAGTTTCTTGCGCGCGGCGGCAAGGTGCAGGAAGTGGAGGCCAATGTGGTCGCCGATCCTCCCAAGAAGCCTGACAACAAGTACGGTAGCCGGCCTATCTGA
- a CDS encoding secondary thiamine-phosphate synthase enzyme YjbQ gives MWQQTLITLRARPRGFHLVTDELLAGLPEIKACRVGLLHLWLQHTSASLTINENADPAVRRDFERFFNRLIPQGTDDYEHNDEGLDDLPAHFKASVLGCQLSLPIQAGRLALGTWQGVYLGEHRDHGGARNVLATLHGEGE, from the coding sequence ATGTGGCAACAGACTCTGATTACCTTGCGGGCGAGGCCCCGGGGCTTTCATCTGGTAACGGACGAGTTACTCGCCGGCCTGCCTGAAATCAAGGCATGTCGGGTCGGTCTGTTGCATTTGTGGCTACAGCATACCTCGGCGTCGTTGACCATCAACGAGAACGCCGATCCGGCGGTACGTCGCGACTTCGAACGATTTTTCAATCGTCTGATCCCACAAGGAACGGACGACTATGAGCATAACGACGAAGGCCTGGACGACCTCCCGGCGCACTTCAAGGCCAGCGTGCTTGGCTGTCAGCTCAGTTTGCCGATTCAGGCAGGCCGATTGGCGCTGGGGACCTGGCAAGGCGTTTATCTGGGCGAGCACCGTGATCATGGCGGTGCCCGTAATGTCCTCGCCACCTTGCACGGTGAAGGGGAATAA
- a CDS encoding ammonium transporter: MTLRKFAGLGALLSLVMPSLVMAADEVAAPVLNSGDTAWMLTSTALVLFMTIPGLALFYGGMVRSKNILSVMMQCFAITGLISILWVIYGYSIAFDTTGMEQGVVNFNSFFGGMGKAFLAGVTPSSLTGPAALFPEAVFITFQMTFAIITPALIVGAFAERMKFSAMLIFMGIWFTLVYAPIAHMVWSGNGGLMWDWGVLDFAGGTVVHINAGIAGLVCCLVLGKRKGFPTTPMAPHNLGYTLMGAAMLWVGWFGFNAGSAAAANGTAGMAMLVTQIATAAAALGWMFAEWVTHGKPSALGIASGVVAGLVAITPAAGTVGPMGALVIGLAAGVVCFFCATTLKRKLGYDDSLDAFGVHGIGGILGAILTGVFAAPALGGFGTVTDIGAQVWIQLKGVGFTVIYTAIVTYIILKVLDAVMGLRVTEEEEAVGIDLALHNERGYNL, from the coding sequence ATGACTCTGCGTAAATTCGCAGGGCTAGGAGCCCTGTTGTCCCTCGTAATGCCCAGCCTGGTCATGGCGGCAGACGAAGTGGCGGCCCCAGTCCTCAATTCGGGTGACACTGCCTGGATGCTGACCTCGACAGCCCTCGTGCTGTTCATGACTATTCCCGGCCTCGCGCTGTTCTACGGCGGCATGGTTCGGTCGAAAAACATTCTTTCCGTGATGATGCAGTGCTTCGCCATTACCGGTCTGATCAGCATTCTGTGGGTCATTTATGGCTACAGCATCGCGTTCGACACCACCGGCATGGAGCAGGGCGTCGTCAACTTCAACTCGTTCTTCGGCGGCATGGGCAAGGCGTTTCTCGCCGGTGTCACGCCTTCGAGCCTGACCGGCCCCGCGGCGCTGTTCCCCGAGGCGGTCTTCATTACCTTCCAGATGACGTTCGCCATCATCACCCCAGCGTTGATCGTCGGTGCTTTCGCCGAGCGGATGAAGTTCTCCGCCATGCTGATCTTCATGGGTATCTGGTTCACCCTGGTGTATGCACCGATCGCGCACATGGTCTGGTCCGGCAACGGCGGCCTGATGTGGGACTGGGGCGTGCTCGACTTCGCTGGCGGCACCGTGGTGCATATCAACGCCGGTATTGCGGGTCTGGTCTGCTGCCTGGTACTGGGCAAGCGCAAAGGCTTCCCGACCACCCCGATGGCGCCGCATAACCTCGGCTACACGCTGATGGGCGCTGCCATGCTGTGGGTCGGCTGGTTCGGTTTCAACGCCGGTTCCGCTGCAGCGGCCAATGGCACTGCCGGTATGGCGATGCTGGTCACTCAGATCGCCACCGCGGCTGCCGCACTGGGCTGGATGTTCGCCGAGTGGGTCACCCACGGTAAACCAAGCGCACTGGGTATCGCCTCGGGCGTGGTAGCGGGTCTCGTTGCCATCACGCCGGCCGCAGGTACCGTGGGCCCGATGGGCGCGCTGGTGATCGGTCTGGCAGCGGGCGTGGTGTGCTTCTTCTGCGCCACCACCCTGAAACGCAAACTCGGTTATGACGATTCCCTGGACGCGTTCGGCGTGCACGGTATCGGCGGTATCCTCGGCGCGATCCTGACCGGTGTATTCGCCGCTCCGGCCCTGGGTGGTTTCGGTACCGTGACCGATATTGGTGCACAGGTCTGGATCCAGCTCAAGGGGGTGGGTTTCACCGTGATCTACACCGCGATCGTTACCTACATCATTCTCAAGGTGCTGGACGCTGTCATGGGGCTGCGCGTTACCGAAGAAGAAGAGGCTGTCGGCATCGACCTGGCACTTCACAACGAGCGCGGCTACAACTTGTAA
- the glnK gene encoding P-II family nitrogen regulator, whose translation MKLVTAIIKPFKLDDVRESLSEIGVQGITVTEVKGFGRQKGHTELYRGAEYVVDFLPKVKIDVAIDDKDLDRVIEAITKAANTGKIGDGKIFVVNLEQAIRIRTGETDTDAI comes from the coding sequence ATGAAGCTAGTCACTGCCATCATCAAGCCGTTCAAGCTGGACGACGTACGCGAGTCGCTGTCCGAGATCGGCGTGCAGGGCATTACCGTTACTGAAGTCAAAGGCTTCGGTCGGCAGAAGGGTCACACCGAGCTGTATCGCGGCGCGGAATACGTGGTCGATTTTTTGCCTAAGGTGAAAATCGATGTCGCCATTGACGACAAGGATCTGGATCGGGTTATCGAGGCGATAACCAAGGCGGCCAACACCGGCAAGATCGGTGACGGCAAGATCTTCGTGGTCAATCTGGAACAGGCGATTCGCATCCGTACCGGCGAAACCGATACCGACGCAATCTAA
- a CDS encoding accessory factor UbiK family protein, with translation MLAPKDFLDALSGTASRLFSGDNPLPKSEIESQFKALLQSGFSKLDLVSREEFDSQMVVLARTRARLESLEEKVAELEAKLNPP, from the coding sequence ATGCTCGCGCCCAAAGACTTCCTCGATGCCCTGAGCGGCACCGCCTCCCGCCTCTTCAGCGGCGACAACCCACTGCCGAAAAGCGAAATCGAAAGCCAGTTCAAGGCTTTGTTGCAGAGCGGCTTCAGCAAACTGGATCTGGTGAGCCGGGAAGAGTTCGATAGCCAGATGGTCGTGCTGGCACGGACCCGGGCACGGCTGGAGAGCCTTGAAGAGAAAGTGGCCGAGCTGGAAGCCAAGCTCAACCCGCCATGA
- a CDS encoding BRO-N domain-containing protein: MNSDDTYLTPHIFTRHNLHLHALLLQNQPWFSARDLGRLLRLFLDERTLRKLDPDQRQTAKTLTHGRVENTLLISESGVYALLVYHYCPEYRALREWLTHEVVPALRDAQQPASTERPTLSRLNWPEMSLSLLHWNNHPWIRLQDVPHLLQNEESAQHAVNVPWWKKASRVLQSL; encoded by the coding sequence ATGAATAGCGATGACACTTATCTAACCCCCCACATCTTCACCCGCCACAACCTCCACCTCCACGCCCTCCTCCTGCAAAACCAACCCTGGTTCAGCGCCCGCGACCTCGGCCGACTGCTACGCCTCTTCCTCGACGAACGCACCCTCCGAAAACTCGACCCCGACCAACGCCAAACCGCAAAAACACTCACCCACGGCCGCGTCGAAAACACGCTGCTGATCAGCGAATCAGGTGTCTACGCGCTACTGGTCTATCACTACTGCCCCGAATACCGAGCCCTGCGCGAGTGGCTGACTCACGAAGTAGTCCCGGCCCTCAGAGACGCCCAGCAACCCGCCTCAACCGAACGCCCGACTCTGAGCCGGCTGAATTGGCCAGAGATGTCGCTGAGCCTGCTGCACTGGAACAACCACCCGTGGATTCGGCTGCAGGATGTGCCGCACCTGCTGCAGAATGAAGAATCGGCACAACATGCGGTCAATGTGCCGTGGTGGAAAAAAGCGTCGCGAGTACTCCAGTCGTTATAG
- a CDS encoding HigA family addiction module antitoxin produces the protein MNTNGMRSIHPGEILEQEFLEPLGATVADLSSQFPDFEIELTKLVAQSTGVSPDLARKLATLFNTTPDFWLNLQSTYEVRSDDIERG, from the coding sequence ATGAACACTAATGGAATGCGCTCGATTCATCCCGGAGAAATCCTTGAGCAGGAGTTTCTTGAGCCATTGGGCGCCACGGTGGCTGATCTTTCTAGCCAGTTTCCTGATTTCGAGATTGAACTGACAAAACTTGTAGCGCAGAGCACGGGTGTCAGTCCGGACCTTGCCAGGAAGCTGGCCACTCTCTTCAATACCACGCCCGATTTTTGGCTGAATCTGCAATCGACCTACGAAGTGCGCAGTGACGATATCGAGCGTGGTTAG